DNA from Osmerus mordax isolate fOsmMor3 chromosome 2, fOsmMor3.pri, whole genome shotgun sequence:
TTTGATACACAGTAAGCCACACAATTCTCTACCAGCACCCCCTCTTCACTCCttattctctgtctctattgatccttcatctctctctctctctctctctctctctctctctctctctctctctctctctctctctctctctctctctctctctctctctgtttctctgtctctctctctctgtctctctctctttgtctctctctctgtctctctgtctctctctctcagggtgagCTTGGTTTCCCTGGCCTGAGAGGTAGTGAGGGAGCTGCAGGGGTGGGCACCCAAGGAGAGAAGGTATGTGTCCCAGCCCCTCAGTCGCtgtcacaaacagacacagctTAGGCACTGTAAGCAGTTGATTGACTGTAAGCCGCTTTGCTACCGCACACAGGGAGACCAGGGTCAGAGGGGTATCCGTGGGTTACATGGACCCCCTGGCGTCAACGGACCTTCGGGGCCAAAGGTGAGAGTAACATGTTTGATCTCCAGTGAATGAATATTCCCCCATTGTTTATGTACGTgtccataacacacacatcacagaagCAGCTCCTCACTGTGCCACGATGGATTACACTGTTATCTTAACATCTCAGGTCAACCAGCAAGTTTAAGACAGTTGAAACAGAGGCCCACATTCCTCTGCAGGCAGGATGTTGGAAGTTTCAGCATGTGTTTGGATAAAGGGGGTGTTTTAAAATGGAGAGTGGCAGTGAACATCTTGCTAACTCTTCACCTCCAGGGAGAGCCTGGTACACCCGGCCGCCTGGGCATGCCAGGACTACCAGGACGGGCACTGGCAGGCGCCAAGGTAACAAATATACATGTCATCGCCTTGTCTTTCACAGCAGGTCCTGATAGGAAGGCCTGCTGGTCTGTAGATAGGAACTCTGTCACATTGAGATGCATTGTGAGATCCCGTCTCATGAATGTCGTTGTGGTTTCCACGTCTTGTTTGTCTCAGGGAGACCTGGGTCCTCCAGGGCCTTCCGGACCAGTTGGGGAAACAGGCTACGGACTTCCTGGTCCAAAGGTAAGTGCTCAAACGTCACACAGAAGCCGTGCGTCACTTTgcatgaaagcgtctgctaaatgaatacattacctTACATAAGAACCGTATAGACAGTAAGCATGTAATAGGTGACCATATGGTACATAAGATACATGTCTTCTGTTTTCACCAGGGGGATCGTGGTAACCCAGGATCTTCAGGTCCATTTGGGCCTAAAGGAGAAGGGTACCCTGGTCCTGTGGTGAGTGGTCCAATGAGCCCACCCCACGAACCAATCATACGTCATCCATTCATTCCTAATGCCTCCCATTCACAGTAACCCATCACATCTCTGCCATCTACTGTTTGCATCACATCTCTTCTTATGTTGTTGACTGGTTTGGGTTTGCTGTTGCCAGGGCCCGCCAGGCCTGCCTGGGCTGACAGGGGAGCCGGGACAAGAGGGGGTTGGTATTCCAGGGCCAAAGGGAGACGTTGGGTTcagagggttgccaggtttgcccGGCCCAACAGGAGAGGGCGTGCAAGGGCCTCCGGTAAGAACATGATGCAGTGTTTGATATTCATGACTCATCTGCACACCATGAAACAAGTATTAACAGCTCTTAACCCTGAGCTATGTTGAAATCTCTGACATAGGACAGATATTAGACAGAGATTGGCAGAGATGGACTGTAATTAGTGGTTCAAAGGTCATAGAGGGGCGTAATTAGTGACATGCATATCAAGTTGATCTGTGACAGACATTTAAGATTCCATCTTCCCCAGACAGAGTCTGTGGCCTGTCGAACCTGTCTCGTCCTATGGTGTCTGTCGCCTTCTGATAACTCTAGCATCCTTGGTTTCCAGGGTAACATTGGAAGGCCGGGGCCCTCAGGCCCAGCCGGACCCCCAGGAGAAGGTCTGCAAGGGCCAAAGGTGTGTACGACACAGACCGTTCGATGAATAACAGTCTGATTACAGAGAGAAATTACATTTTGAAAGTGACTGAGGTGGACAATTGTGGACTCATGTTCACCCTATGTACAACACATGATGATGCGTGGGGGGTTTGTGTTGCAGGGTGACCAGGGGTCCCAGGGTGTGACGGGGCCGAGGGGGCCAGCAGGAGAGGGGCTCCCAGGCGCTAAGGTAAGACAGGGGGGCACTATGGTGACCAACCAATCCTTGATCTTCCGCTGTACTTTCTAtttgtacatcgctttggacAAAAGAATACAGAGAAAGTATTGAAAATGTAGATGAGTGACCTGTGACCTTTCTGACAGCCAGTGTTCTCCACTTCCCTGTAGGGCGACCGGGGCGTGCAAGGCGAGAGGGGTTTGAAGGGAATCAAGGGTGACCTGGGAGACCATGGGGTGCCTGGGGAGTCTGTGAGTGGACAACATCCATCTGTATAGTCGTTTTAAAGGGCTGTTCTGTCGGGTTTGACCAGTTATTGCATGAAACAATAACATGGATCCTTTCTGACTGTTCAGGGCCGACCAGGAGTAAAGGGGGAAGCAGGTCTAACAGTAAGTTAAGAAACGTAAACATCCGATTAATATTTGATGTAAATGAGTCGAAATATCAAGTGTTTTATCTCCCACTTCAATTTTTTTCAGAGAGAAGATATTATTAAACTTATCAAGGAAATCTGTGGTATGATCAAACCTAACCTAACAATATTATGAATAACAAAGTCTAAAACGTTGTAATGTTAGAATGACTAAGCAGTTCTGCTCTGTTTACAGGATGTGGAATCAAATGCAAGGAGAGGCCAATGGAGCTGGTGTTTGTCATCGACAGCTCAGAGAGCGTCGGTCCAGAAAACTTTGAAATCATCAAGGACTTTGTCACAGCGCTGGTGGACCGCACCACAGTGGGCCGCAACGCCACCAGGATAGGCCTGGTCCTCTACAGCCTGGACGTCCACCTGGAGTTCAACCTGGCCCGCTACATGACCAAACAAGACGTCAAGCAGGCCATCCGGAAGATGCCTTACATGGGCGAGGGCACCTACACAGGGACGGCCATCAGGAAGGCCACCCAGGAGGCCTTCTTCAGCGCCAGGACGGGGGTCAGCAAGGTGGCCATCGTCATCAccgacggacagacggacaagcGGGAGTCTGTGAAGCTGGAGATGGCTGTGAGGGAGGCGCACGCCGCCAACATCGAGATGTACGCTCTGGGCATCGTCAACAGCTCTGACATCACCCAGGCCGAGTTCCTGAGGGAGCTGAACCTCATCGCCTCGGATCCCGACAGTGAACACATGTTCCTCATTGATGACTTCAACACCCTCCCAGGTGATGTCCACGACCCTACACGTCACCATGCTTCACAGCTGTGGGTAGAGGCAAATACAGACACTGAATTTGAACCTAAACACATTAGAAGAAGGTCACCCACAGTTGCTCAAGTCAAGAGTTCTCGTTCAGGTTTGAAAATATTCTGTAATATAATTAAGTTTTATTGTaatatctcttttttttttttttacttctttaGCCTTGGAGTCAAAACTTGTGAGCCAATTCTGTGAGGATGAAAATGGTGCCCTTGTGTACAACCGCATCACCAATGGAAACAGTTACGGAAATGGAAACCATGGACACACAGGGGACAGCCACGGCAACGGCCATGGCAACGGCCATTACAACGGCTTTGGGAATAACGGCTATGGAATCAGTGGACGTGGCAACAATGGCTACGGCAACAGCGGCTATGACAACTACCAGGAGGAGGTCCAGAGACGCACCAACACCCAGAGCCACATACGTGGGCGAGGAGATAACTTCGCCCTGCCCATCAACGCTGGTCCACTCCCAGCCAAGGTCTGTGCTATGCTGTTAAGGTGCACGTCTACCATCAGGAACACACATCTAACCTCTTCCCCTGTCTCGTCAGAGCCTGCATCATGATGACATACATGGAATATCATTCTATACATTCTTGATTTCGGTGTAGAATGTGGTAACGGTACAATAGGTAGGATTATTTCAGTAAAGAATGAAAGGTTTTGTCCCGTATCAACATGTTGCGTAAGATAATGAGAGATTACCAACACAGCTCAGTTCTGTGGAATGCAAATGTAACATTTCTGGAGCGTGCAGCTACTTTCCAGACAATTATCTTCCAGCAATCCTGCTCCAGACAATCGCCTTCAGCAAGGCAGGCCTTTCTCCTTATCTTAATTTGTGAAACTACTGTCAATCAAAGTCGTGTTAGAGGAAAACGTGAGAGTTCAGACAAGAATTGGGGGCGTTGTTTCAttaaatgggtgtgtgtgtgtgtgtgtatgtctgtgtatgtatatacatctgtgtgtgtgtgtatgtctgtgtgtgtgtgtatatatatccgtgtgtgtgcatgtgtgtgtgcatgccattTTTCCTGTCCAGgttgaggagggagaagaggacggTGAAGATCTCGACTTGAGGACCCATGTGACCCATGTGAGAGGAAGTGGCCCCGTGGCTGTGGTGAACAAGACCGTCGCCAGCCTGCCTGTCAGGGAAAGCCCCTCCTCCACGAGGGTGCTctctacatcctcctcctcagggtcATCCTCAGGGTCATCCTCAGGCTCATCCTCAGGCTCATCCTCAGGGTCATCCTCAGGGTCGGTCCACAGTCATTTGCGTCCTGTTGTCATTCCTGTCCAGCCCAAAGGTTAGTACCTCCCACTAAAACCTAATAGCCATGACAGACATAACAACAACCCAAAGATCAACCCTGTTGGGACTTTTACTTTGAAAGctgtgtctctccttctctgttgcTCTATCAGTTTTGGCTCCTCTGGATCCCCGCTGCAAACTGAGTTTGGACCAAGGCCCGTGTAGAGATTACATCATCCAGTGGTACTATGACAAACAGGCCAATGCCTGTGCACAGTTCTGGTTTGGAGGCTGTGACGGGAATGCTAACCGCTACGAGACAGAGGATGAGTGCAAAAGAACATGTGTTCTGTCTAGAACAGGTGAGTCCCATTTATGTGTATCCTCAGATAAATCTTGGTTCTGTGAACGTCTTGTTAGGTTAAATTATCTTCTTTATCTCCACAGCTGGCTAAAGAAAGAACAACGAATTCTCTCATCTGAAGAATCTTTCCAGCCAAACGTGGACAGGCCTCTTGGAACAGTATTCAACTTCTGATGGTCTCCTGTGTTGTTTAATGGTGTGGCTTTACAACTACTCATGAAATATCTCTCTGGGAAAAACATTCTTTATGCAATTTGCAGAAATATCACGGTGCTATACAAAACTGAAGTAAATGCAAATTGATCATATATTTTCTGTTAATGTGACTACCCTGCTTTCAGTGATCAAAATCTTACCTCAACATTATGCACATTTAAAATAGAGTTATAATTTTAGagtaaaaaatgtgttttgctAAGATAGAAAGCTATTACCATACTTTTTTACCCTTTTGTTACAATAATGCATATTATTACACCTCTGAGCCATACAAGAACATGCTGACAGACAGATTTTTTCCCTCAAAGATAGCAAAAAGTCTAATATTTGTGTAGTTTGTAAATCTGTATTGGTTAAGTAATAATCTGATTCAGtatctgtttctttttcttctagCTAAATGCAATGGTTGATTTGGCCCATTTTAGGGAACAAcgtttcttttgttttgttttttttgggttGCACAAAATAATCTTAGTAAAATACAATAATATCAATCGTTCAACTGTCTATGCAGAgtttacattttcatttttaaAGTGTTGTAAAAGGTTGATTGGAAATGCTGATACTTTGTGAAAACGCTACAAACCTGAGTCTGATATTAATCACTCTTTTTGATATTACCTATGAATTATTTTTTGGAAGTAAATGTTTTTCATGTGTTTTTAATAATAAAAACTGAGAAAACAGCTTGTCCCTTGGGCTTGCCGTCTGTTACTATGGCGATAAACGGACGCATAATCTGGTATTGAAAGCTAGCAAGCTAATTGACAAGGCTAACCTAACTGTCTTATCGTAAGAAGATTATCGACACGACTGAAAACATTTGCAAAGTCTGAAGCCATGGCGTCTGTGCTTGATGCTTTGTGGGAAGATCGAGATGTCAGATTCGATATAACTGCACAGTACGTTACTTATATCTGTAGAGCTATCTTCTTATCGATTAACGTTAGCCTAGTGTAGCTAACTATAATGCTAGCCAACGATAATAGTTagtctactgtacagtacctgTATaataagatagctagagctaacacgTAGCTTTAGTGCTAACATTAACTAGAGAAAGAGGCTAGTCGCTATTCTCGCAAACTATTTTTCAATCGTTGCAAATGTCGCGATGTAGCTTGTAATAACTTCCAGCTACTGTAGCCAgttaactagctagcctagcttttTCAATATGGCGTTCTTCAAATATCCTTTCAAATGTAACGGAACGTAGTTAGCTTGGTACAGTAGCAACACAATATGTAGAGCTAACGAGCAATTATTTACACAAATCTGTTCATTGCATTTCTACCAGGCAAATGAAAACCCGCCCAGGTGAAGTCTTGATAGACTGTCTTGATTCAATTGAGGATACCAAAGGGAACAATGGTGATAGAGGTAGGCCTAACTGGCACTTGACGAGATTACTTATTTTTATTGATAGATTACATAAAAGTCTTGCTTACTAAGTTCACAATATACATTTCAcacgtctctctcactgtgttatATTAGTGTTCACTACTTTATTTGCAGGAAGACTCCTGGTAACTAATTTAAGGATCATCTGGCATTCTCTGGCTTTGCCAAGAGTAAATTTATGTGAGTATTCATATACTTGCTTCTTTCTACCTCTGTTTCATACTAGTGTGCacctagatcagtggttctcaaccctggtcctcaagtaccccctgtcctgcatgttttagatatttccctgttccaacacacctgattcaaatgaatggtcgttagcaggcttctgcataactagataacgacccatttatttgaatcaggtgtgttggagcagggaaacatctaaaacatgcaggacttgaggaccagggttgagaaccactgacctAGATCTTCCTGTTAGAATAATGCTGCCATCTTTTGGATTCAACTGGTACCAGTTTGACTAAAGGAAACTTGTCTCCATTGTAAAGCCAACTGTAAACACCAGTGTTTCTTTCATGTTATAGCTGTTGGATACAATTCCATCATTAACATCACTACGAGGACAGCAAACTCTGTAAGTACAATACGTGAAACTGTAAAGACAGATTACACTTACCAGGGCTTGAAATAAACGTGTTTACTTGGTGGCACTGGTGATCCCAACTTAAAAAAGTTAGGAGCACCCGAAAAATTTAGGAGAACCCACCGAATATTACGGAGCATCACTATTAAAATATTTAACCAATATAAAATCTGCATAAGTTTCGAATATAAAGATTAAGTTTAATTCACGGCTTtctcatttcaaccatttcacacGCTCCCACGCAACAACATGTCTCGCTATAGCCTATTAGTGATTCAAGCGTTTTGAAAAGGAATTAAAACAGGTCGCACCATAACGATTATTTTCACTCGCACAAATGCTCCCAAATTTATTTTGAGTTCGCACAGACACAACTTGGGGAGCATATGCCACCAAAATGGTAGCAATTTCAAGCCCTGAACTTACCGTTTTTCAAGGTTTCAAGACTTTTGTGTTTTAATTTCCAGAAACTTAGAGGCCAGACGGAAGCACTGTACATCTTGACCAAGTCAAACAACACAAGATTTGAGTTCATTTTTACCAATGTGGTTCCAGGCAGCCCGAGGCTGTTCACCTCCGTTATCGCTGTACACAGGTATTTCAAACTAAACATTTGATGTGAAAGGAACATAAGTGAAAGTGTATTTCACTTCATAAAACAAAATGATAAATGTTGATCTTTTTGCACACAGATTTTCCCTTTCCAGCTGAAGTGGTAGTCATGTTTGTTGTCTTTAAAGTTATGTTCCATTTCAAACTGCTGTCTTTCCTGTTTCCCAGAGCTTATGAGACTTCTAAAATGTACCGTGACCTGAAACTGAGAGGAGCTCtcattcaaaacaaacagcTTAGACTCCTACCTCAAGAACAAGTTTATGACAAAATTAATGGAGTCTGGAATCTATCCAGTGACCAGGTACTTGGCTTATTGATTTAACAGAGCCCAGACAGAGTTAGGTAAACCTGACTATTGGACCTGAGAGTTCATGCATTCCACACTCCATATTATACACAGTCTGTGATGTAGATGTTGTTAATATTGGGTAAATCAGGTTTGTAATGATCTCGTTTAATCATGCaagaatgtttttctttttaggGAAATCTGGGAACCTTTTTCATTACCAATGTTCGGATTGTCTGGCATGCCAACATGAACGAGAGCTTCAATGTCAGCATTCCCTATCTTCAGATCGTACGTACGCACAACAACGCATCACAATTCACAACTAATGATCACGTATTCCTCAATGCCGGTTGGGTAATAACTATTTGTAAACGTTGATGATGTTATGAAGTAAAGGTTTTATGCATTATGCAGAATCTAATTTCCTTCTGATTTGTCTCCCTGAAAGCGTTCCATCAGAATAAGAGACTCCAAGTTTGGTTTAGCGTTGGTGATAGAGAGCTCTCAGCAGGTGATTTGATGTTACACttcaagtatttttttttctctatcAGTATAAACTGTACCAtgccatttatatttagtcagaTGTTTTACAAGTTTTTCTTCTACTGTTCAGACTGGGGGATATGTGCTAGGATTCAAGATTGATCCAATGGATAAGCTTCAGGATGCTGTTAAGGAGATCAACTCGCTGCATAAAGTGTACTCTGCCAATCCCATCTTTGGGGTGGACTATGAAATGGAGGAAAAGGTACTTACCTACAGTACCCATACCCTGAAATGTGTCATGAAAATGAATACAAACGGCTCCTAATGACCGATCATCACCTATTTGATGGCATTGATCTAGTTATATCTGTGTATATATTATATCAAAGGTAGCTTCTACATCTTCAGTCTTGGAATGTGGGTCATGTGTCATGGTTGGACAACATTCCAACCAACTGAAGTTGTTGAACTAGCAAGCCTTCCCTCCTGTAAAAGATGATCACAGCTGTTTCTCCCCACCGTGATCCAAGCCCCAGCCGCTGGACGAGCTGACTGTAGAACAGCTTCCTGATGATGTGGAGATTGAACCTGATGAGCAGACGGATGCCTTCACTGTGAGtacgcccagcccagccctgccctcctccccagccctgccctcctccccagccctgccctcctccccagcccagccctgcccccagccctgccccctgccctcctccccagccctgccctcctccccagccctgccctcctccccagccctgccctcctccccagccctgccccctgccctcctccccagccctgcccccttccccagccctgccccctgccctcctcctcagccctgccccctgccctcctccccagccctgccctcctcctcagccctgccccctgccctcctccccagccctgccctcctccccctgccctcctcctcagtcctgccccctgccctcctcctcagccctgccctgcccttagccctgctcccagccctcctctggGATGCCACGGGTAGTTTTCACACTCTCAAAATAGCAGGTTGCTCAAGTAATGTAAGCCCGATGTACCACAAACATGGCTTTATGTTGCCTAGTGcttattgtgtgtgtaaatacagGTATCCTTAGCAAAGGTTTTCAAGTGTTCACATCTGATTAGGGGGAAGATCCCAATGATTATACTTTGCTATTCAAACAACAGTTCAttgatttgtgtttgttttcaggCTTACTTTGCGGATGGCAATAAGGTAAGGTGATCAAATGTTCATCACTTTTTGTCTGTTTTAGATCTTTAATATAAACTCTGAGGGGTTTAACTTGCAGTATATTTTTTTCCATATCATCCTAAAGCAACAAGATAGAGAGCCGGTGTTCTCAGAGGAGTTTGGCATCGCCATCGAGAAGCTGAAGGAGGGATTCACCCTTCAGGGACTGTGGGAGGTGATGAGCTGAAGGAAGATCAAGCACAGCTTTTTCACATGAGACTGCCGTACAGTTGTGATCAGTGATGTCGTGaatgtgtaaatgtatgtacaAATATCAGGtatttcacgccatagttgtATGTCTAACTTgagttttattttaaatataaCATTCTAGCTACTGTTGGTGTAAAGATATTTGGTGAAATAATGCTGTAATCAGGAACTTGCGATGTGAAATACAAAGTGTATGTTTTGTACataaaattgtatttgtaaatgAATAGAATTAATAAAACCATGCTATTTTTCAGTTTATCTGAAGAGTTAAAGAAGGCAGATAAAAATCTTGTCTTGACTGATCATTAACTGAGTCAGTTGTTCTATGAACAATGATTCTGGGCTATTTTCAAAACTGTCAGAGGGGTTTAAgtattttacaaatggttgAAGAGGACATGCTGTCACCTGTTGTCCCAGCAGCTGTTACCTGACCTCACATAGGAAGGTCAGTTCCTTGGAAATCTACTCACATTTAAATATAAAACTTGCTCAGTGGGATTTGCACTCACCATGAATCCCCGGCTTTGAAGAAGGCTTCAGTTATGTCTACGCATGAACAAGTCACCACTCTACAGATATCTTGACGATTTGTCGATTCAGTTCATTCAACTCTTGAATGAAGTTGTCAGAATTATGTCACAGATTTGAATCTACTCCATATCATAAGTGGGTTGTGTAAACCGCTATGACACTTCAGTGTAGTCATGTTACATTGTTAGAACTAACTGTCAGGATGACAGGGTTCACAGTTGTTCTTTCAGTCTGTGACAGCTGTGTGATGCGGACACTTTTCCGATTTGGCTTCCCTGAATTCTTCCAGGATAGGGTGGGGGGCTATACTTAGAGGGTCCTGGTTATATTGAAAAGGCTGCAGAGACCTGGCAGTCTATAGTTGTCAGTCAGGTCCAGCCAGGACAGTCATTCTCGTCCGATCCTCTGTCCCGTCTCCTCCAACATGGATCCTAAAAGCATGAAAGAAGATCTGCGTCTGTTTCAGAGCACCTTACTTCAGGATGGCCTTAAAGAGCTGCTGAACGAGAACAAGTTTATTGACTGCATTCTGAAAGTAGGAGACCGAAGCCTACCCTGCCATAAACTCATCTTAGCAGCCTGCAGTCCTTACTTCAGAGAGCTTTATTTCTCAGAGGATGGCAAAGAAGTGGACACAAATAAAGAGTTTGCCATGGAGAACTTGGACCCCACAATAATGGAGATGATAATCAATTACTTGTATTCAGCAGAGATCGACATCACAGACGACAATGTACAGGACATCTTGGCCATGGCAAGCCGTTTTCAGATCCCGTCtgtgttcactgtgtgtgtgaattaccTGCAGAAGAAACTGTCACCCACCAACTGTCTAGCTATGTTTAGACTGGGCCTGGTGCTCAACTCCCCGCGCCTGGCAGTGGCAGCACGGGActacacagcagacagatttgaaaccCTGGCCAAGGAGGAGGAATTCTTTGAGCTTACTGCGCCTGAACTGCTGGCCATCATCGGCGCGGACTCTCTGAACGTAGAAAAGGAGGAGGTTGTGTTCGAGTCCCTGATGAAATGGATCAGGAAAGACAAGGAGAACAACGTCAAGAGCTTAGGTGAGGCCTTCGACTGCATCCGCTTTCGCCTGCTCCCAGAGAAGTACTTCAACGAGAAAGTGGAgaaagatgacatcatcaagTCGGATCCTGAGCTTGTCAAGAAAATCCAAGTCATCAAGGATGCTTTCGCTGGAAACCTGCCTGAGAAGAAgttagaaggaggagaggagagcgtgtTGCCTAGATACCTGAACGATACCCGCAGACACGGCATGTACGGCAGGGATTTCATCCTGATGCTCAACGACACGGCCGCTGTGGCCTACGACGGGGTTGAGAACGAATGCTTCCTGGCCGCCATGGCGGAGCTGATACCACGGAACCACGTGAGCTTAGCATCGAAGAACAATCACCTGTATGTCCTGGGAGGACTGTTCGTagacgaggaggagaaagaTGCTCCGCTACAGTGCTACTTCTATCAGGTCATCTCTTCAGCAATGTCCTTTTTCAATGGACAAGTATACCCTTGATGAATACAATAAATCATATCTAATAATATCTCATATATTGAAATAAAAGACTAatatatttgtctttttttcgCAGCTGGACAGCCTGGCTGCTGATTGGACAGCTCTGCCACCTATGCCCTCCCCTAGATGTCTGTTCAGTATGGGGGAATTTGAAAATCTAATCTTTGCTGTAGCTGGCAAAGACCTCCAGTCCAACGAGTCTCTGGACTCAGTTATGTGTTATGATACTGAGTAAGTATGAAACACTTAGATCATTTATGTTATACAGTTATTTTATCTTGTTACACCTGCATGTGCCTGTGTTGTCAGTGTTAAAGTATTTATGTCCCTGTCGGTCTGTACAGCAAAATGAAGTGGTCTGAAACCAAAAAGTTGCCGCTGAGAATTCACGGACATAGTGTCGTCTCTGAGAATGGCCTCGTGTATTGTATCGGAGGGAAAACTGATGAAAAGTAAGATTACCTTTTGTCATTTAAAGCTTTTCAACATCTCAAACAAATCGCTACAGGATATCTACATCACCATGTCCATCTCTGTCCTCCTATTAGCCAAGCAATCAATAAGTTGTTTGCATACAACCACAAGAAGTCCGAATGGAAGGAGTTGGCTTCTATGAAAACGCCCAGAGCCATGTTTGGGTGTGTCATTCACAAGGGCCAGATTGTTGTGACAGGAGGAGTCAATGAAGAGGGGCTCGCAGCTGAATGTGAAGCCTATGACTTTGGGACCAACAAGTACGTTTAGGTCACAACCCCAAGAGAATACGTACAGTATTTGACAGCATACGGTACGTAGAAGAGTTTCCTCTTATATTTCACTTTGCCCTCCCACCAGGTGGGTGCCGTTCCCAGACTTCCCACAGGAGAGAAGCTCGGTGAACCTGGTCAGCTGTGGAGGGCTGCTGTACGCGGTCGGTGGCTTCACCATGATGGAGACGGAGAACAAGGAGTGTTCGCCCACCGAAGTCATCGAC
Protein-coding regions in this window:
- the col28a2a gene encoding collagen, type XXVIII, alpha 2a; translated protein: MNGESTGTMVSPSVTLLLLVTGLTSVLAQDYYEERKLNKKTRGNLLAANNEKKHDGQAILDEDCGLEVSFLLDSSESAKENHEQEKRFAMDVMERLQGVRLQTGRAVSSRSALLQYSSHVIIEQTFKQWRGVDDFKSRIAPIVYIGHGTYTTYAITNMTKIYLEESSPGSIKVAVLLTDGISHPRNPDLFSAVADAKNQGVRFFTVGITRAANEPANIAQLRLVASSPESRYLHNLQDVDILEKVLVEIVNLADEGCPLAQSCACEKGERGLSGPAGKKGRPGDDGAPGPKGSKGEGGLAGLPGREGAEGKPGYKGETGERGECGTPGLKGDKGPEGPLGGRGLRGLQGLPGPPGDIGPEGSQGRQGERGPAGPPGIQGETGTGLPGHKGDVGFPGRHGPPGPPGMGEPGLPGPQGPQGVQGEKGPLGEGFPGPKGDRGLDGPRGPRGQTGAGMKGEKGEFGLPGFPGPTGLTGAGIQGEKGVEGPRGPPGVRGPQGEGFPGPKGDQGLPGELGSPGERGLGEPGAKGEPGSSGLSGLPGLPGEDGAPGQKGELGFPGLRGSEGAAGVGTQGEKGDQGQRGIRGLHGPPGVNGPSGPKGEPGTPGRLGMPGLPGRALAGAKGDLGPPGPSGPVGETGYGLPGPKGDRGNPGSSGPFGPKGEGYPGPVGPPGLPGLTGEPGQEGVGIPGPKGDVGFRGLPGLPGPTGEGVQGPPGNIGRPGPSGPAGPPGEGLQGPKGDQGSQGVTGPRGPAGEGLPGAKGDRGVQGERGLKGIKGDLGDHGVPGESGRPGVKGEAGLTREDIIKLIKEICGCGIKCKERPMELVFVIDSSESVGPENFEIIKDFVTALVDRTTVGRNATRIGLVLYSLDVHLEFNLARYMTKQDVKQAIRKMPYMGEGTYTGTAIRKATQEAFFSARTGVSKVAIVITDGQTDKRESVKLEMAVREAHAANIEMYALGIVNSSDITQAEFLRELNLIASDPDSEHMFLIDDFNTLPALESKLVSQFCEDENGALVYNRITNGNSYGNGNHGHTGDSHGNGHGNGHYNGFGNNGYGISGRGNNGYGNSGYDNYQEEVQRRTNTQSHIRGRGDNFALPINAGPLPAKVEEGEEDGEDLDLRTHVTHVRGSGPVAVVNKTVASLPVRESPSSTRVLSTSSSSGSSSGSSSGSSSGSSSGSSSGSVHSHLRPVVIPVQPKVLAPLDPRCKLSLDQGPCRDYIIQWYYDKQANACAQFWFGGCDGNANRYETEDECKRTCVLSRTAG
- the bbs5 gene encoding Bardet-Biedl syndrome 5 protein homolog isoform X2, coding for MASVLDALWEDRDVRFDITAQQMKTRPGEVLIDCLDSIEDTKGNNGDRGRLLVTNLRIIWHSLALPRVNLSVGYNSIINITTRTANSKLRGQTEALYILTKSNNTRFEFIFTNVVPGSPRLFTSVIAVHRAYETSKMYRDLKLRGALIQNKQLRLLPQEQVYDKINGVWNLSSDQGNLGTFFITNVRIVWHANMNESFNVSIPYLQIRSIRIRDSKFGLALVIESSQQTGGYVLGFKIDPMDKLQDAVKEINSLHKVYSANPIFGVDYEMEEKPQPLDELTVEQLPDDVEIEPDEQTDAFTAYFADGNKQQDREPVFSEEFGIAIEKLKEGFTLQGLWEVMS
- the bbs5 gene encoding Bardet-Biedl syndrome 5 protein homolog isoform X1; its protein translation is MASVLDALWEDRDVRFDITAQQMKTRPGEVLIDCLDSIEDTKGNNGDRVFTTLFAGRLLVTNLRIIWHSLALPRVNLSVGYNSIINITTRTANSKLRGQTEALYILTKSNNTRFEFIFTNVVPGSPRLFTSVIAVHRAYETSKMYRDLKLRGALIQNKQLRLLPQEQVYDKINGVWNLSSDQGNLGTFFITNVRIVWHANMNESFNVSIPYLQIRSIRIRDSKFGLALVIESSQQTGGYVLGFKIDPMDKLQDAVKEINSLHKVYSANPIFGVDYEMEEKPQPLDELTVEQLPDDVEIEPDEQTDAFTAYFADGNKQQDREPVFSEEFGIAIEKLKEGFTLQGLWEVMS
- the klhl41a gene encoding kelch-like protein 41a; translation: MDPKSMKEDLRLFQSTLLQDGLKELLNENKFIDCILKVGDRSLPCHKLILAACSPYFRELYFSEDGKEVDTNKEFAMENLDPTIMEMIINYLYSAEIDITDDNVQDILAMASRFQIPSVFTVCVNYLQKKLSPTNCLAMFRLGLVLNSPRLAVAARDYTADRFETLAKEEEFFELTAPELLAIIGADSLNVEKEEVVFESLMKWIRKDKENNVKSLGEAFDCIRFRLLPEKYFNEKVEKDDIIKSDPELVKKIQVIKDAFAGNLPEKKLEGGEESVLPRYLNDTRRHGMYGRDFILMLNDTAAVAYDGVENECFLAAMAELIPRNHVSLASKNNHLYVLGGLFVDEEEKDAPLQCYFYQLDSLAADWTALPPMPSPRCLFSMGEFENLIFAVAGKDLQSNESLDSVMCYDTDKMKWSETKKLPLRIHGHSVVSENGLVYCIGGKTDENQAINKLFAYNHKKSEWKELASMKTPRAMFGCVIHKGQIVVTGGVNEEGLAAECEAYDFGTNKWVPFPDFPQERSSVNLVSCGGLLYAVGGFTMMETENKECSPTEVIDIWQYEEDTKQWTGMLKEMRYAAGASCVTIRLNAAKMPKL